The following proteins come from a genomic window of Nicotiana tomentosiformis chromosome 12, ASM39032v3, whole genome shotgun sequence:
- the LOC138903210 gene encoding uncharacterized protein gives MAVSLRNGRDLDPEQEMDREIRPTKTLVPVPIKIDDSTWLTKVTVQHVLAETSKEKEVAKETESEQYKVVETVPEQVNIPLIDALKEIPGYAKMMKDLMSCKFDFQDLATVTLNQTCSAIVTRPIAEKLSDPGSFTIPCTIGIGRARPTSMLLQLADRTVKRPSGILDDVLVQVGKFVFLADFVILDCRVDEKIPITLGSSFLATGRSLIDCETGELKMRLNDEEITFNV, from the exons atggcagtgagtctacgaaatggtagagacctagatccGGAGCAAGAGATGGATCGCGAAATCCGACCTACTAAAACACTTGTGCCAGTACCTATCAAGATAGATGACTCAACATGGTTAACAAAGGTGACGGTACAACATGTGCTAGCTgaaacaagcaaagaaaaagaagtcGCGAAGGAAACTGAGTCAGAGCAATATAAGGTAGTAGAAACAGTGCCAGAGCAG GTGAACATTCCATTGATTGACGCCTTAAAGGAAATAcctggttatgcaaaaatgatgaaggacttgatgtcttgtaagttcgactttcaagacttggccacGGTTACACTGAATCAGACATGTAGTGCTATTGTGACaagacccatagctgagaagttatctgatccagggagttttacaatcccatgcacaatag gcattggaagagctagaCCCACGTCTATGTTATTACAGTTGGCCGATCGGACAGTGAAAAGGCCCTctggtatccttgatgatgtattagtacaGGTGGGGAAGTTTGTTTTCctagcagattttgtcattctagactgcCGAGTTGACGAGAAGATTCCCATAACTTTGGGAAGTTcattcttggccactgggagatccctaattgattgtgaaactgggGAGCTAAAGATGAGACTGAACGATGAAGAGATAACATTTAATGTGTAG